A genomic segment from Gilvibacter sp. SZ-19 encodes:
- a CDS encoding SIS domain-containing protein, with the protein MNREQIIAIAKQTIDTESKAIAHLSSLVDDTFAAAVEYIYNSNGRVVVTGIGKSANIATKIVATLNSTGTPAIFMHAADAIHGDLGTIQQEDTVICISKSGNTPEIKVLVPLIKALGNKLMAITSNKESFLGQQADYVLHAYVEKEACPNNLAPTTSTTAQLVIGDALAVCLLEMRGFKASDFARFHPGGSLGKQLYLRVRDLTALNAKPQVSPHTPVKEVIIEISKNMLGATAVVKDNKIVGIITDGDLRRMLTKVDNISGLVASDIMTADPKTIDQDDMAVAAYRKLDKHGITQLLVEEAGEYSGVVHIHNLTKEGII; encoded by the coding sequence ATGAATCGAGAGCAGATCATTGCCATTGCCAAACAAACCATAGATACAGAGAGTAAAGCCATAGCGCATCTGTCTAGTTTGGTAGACGATACCTTTGCCGCCGCCGTAGAATACATTTACAATTCGAACGGCCGCGTTGTGGTTACCGGAATAGGTAAAAGCGCCAATATTGCCACAAAAATAGTCGCAACCTTAAATTCTACTGGGACGCCGGCTATTTTTATGCATGCTGCAGACGCCATTCACGGCGATCTGGGAACCATTCAGCAAGAGGACACGGTGATCTGTATCTCCAAGAGCGGAAACACGCCGGAGATCAAAGTCTTGGTTCCGCTTATCAAAGCCTTAGGCAATAAGCTTATGGCTATTACTTCTAACAAGGAATCCTTTTTAGGTCAACAAGCGGATTATGTACTACACGCCTATGTGGAAAAAGAAGCTTGCCCAAATAATTTAGCACCGACAACCAGCACCACTGCCCAATTGGTCATAGGTGACGCTTTGGCGGTTTGCTTGTTGGAAATGCGTGGTTTTAAGGCTTCGGATTTTGCACGTTTTCATCCGGGGGGCTCTTTAGGGAAGCAACTCTATTTGCGCGTTCGCGACCTCACGGCTTTGAATGCCAAGCCACAAGTAAGCCCTCATACTCCAGTAAAGGAAGTTATCATAGAGATCTCTAAGAACATGCTTGGCGCTACTGCCGTAGTAAAGGACAATAAGATCGTGGGCATTATAACCGATGGAGATCTGCGTAGAATGCTTACCAAGGTAGACAACATCTCTGGTTTGGTTGCTTCGGATATTATGACTGCAGACCCTAAGACCATAGACCAAGACGATATGGCGGTGGCTGCCTACAGAAAATTAGACAAGCACGGAATCACTCAATTACTGGTAGAAGAAGCCGGTGAATACAGCGGTGTGGTTCATATTCACAATCTAACAAAAGAAGGAATCATTTAA
- a CDS encoding carboxymuconolactone decarboxylase family protein — translation MDNIVDSFNDYRAKMNDKILADNNKIVKRIFNLDTNAFQEGALSKKTKELLGLGNSLVLRCDDCVRYHLEACYDLGLSKEEVVEAMSVSLLIGGTIVIPHLRRAYEYWEALEVKNS, via the coding sequence ATGGATAATATTGTAGACTCTTTTAACGACTATCGCGCCAAAATGAACGACAAGATCTTGGCCGATAACAATAAGATCGTAAAACGCATCTTTAATTTAGACACCAACGCCTTTCAAGAAGGCGCCTTGTCTAAAAAGACCAAAGAACTTTTAGGACTAGGAAACTCCTTAGTGCTCCGCTGTGACGACTGTGTGCGTTACCATTTGGAAGCCTGTTACGACCTAGGTCTTTCTAAAGAAGAGGTCGTAGAGGCCATGAGTGTTTCCTTGCTCATAGGTGGGACTATTGTGATCCCACACTTGCGTCGCGCCTATGAATATTGGGAGGCCCTCGAAGTTAAGAATAGTTAA
- the tatC gene encoding twin-arginine translocase subunit TatC, with product MAASANPGKEMSFLGHLEELRWHLIRCTIAIVAMGMIAFLAKSFVFDTLLLGPKSADFPTYRILCRVATFLGFEDSFCFTELPFRIQSRKVAGQFSAHIWTSITAGFIVAFPYVIYEFWRFISPGLRPNERRTSRGFIVIASLLFFTGVLFGYYVVTPLSINFLGSYQVSEQVFNDFDLDSYIALVRSATVASGLIFELPIIIYFLTKIGLVTPEFLRKYRKYSLVLVLILSAIITPPDIASQIVVAVPILVLYEISIYISKAVVKKQAKKAKAAHG from the coding sequence ATGGCAGCAAGCGCAAACCCAGGGAAGGAAATGTCGTTTTTAGGCCATTTGGAAGAACTCCGTTGGCATTTGATACGTTGTACTATCGCTATAGTAGCAATGGGGATGATTGCCTTTTTGGCCAAATCCTTTGTATTTGACACCCTATTACTCGGCCCAAAAAGTGCCGACTTCCCTACCTATAGAATCCTTTGCCGCGTGGCAACATTTTTAGGCTTTGAAGACAGTTTTTGCTTTACGGAACTACCCTTTAGAATACAGAGTCGCAAGGTGGCCGGTCAATTCTCGGCCCACATCTGGACTTCTATCACAGCAGGTTTCATTGTAGCCTTCCCGTATGTGATCTACGAATTCTGGCGTTTTATAAGTCCAGGACTCCGCCCTAACGAGCGCAGAACTTCTCGTGGTTTTATTGTAATAGCATCGCTATTGTTCTTTACAGGTGTACTGTTCGGATACTATGTGGTAACTCCATTATCGATCAACTTTCTTGGGTCTTATCAGGTGAGTGAGCAGGTCTTTAACGATTTTGACCTTGACAGTTATATCGCCTTGGTCCGATCTGCCACTGTGGCAAGCGGACTGATCTTTGAGCTGCCGATAATCATTTACTTCTTAACCAAGATCGGCTTGGTAACGCCGGAGTTCTTAAGGAAGTACAGAAAATATTCGCTGGTATTGGTACTTATCTTATCAGCAATAATTACTCCACCAGATATTGCCAGTCAGATCGTAGTGGCTGTGCCAATCCTGGTACTTTATGAAATCAGTATTTATATCTCTAAAGCCGTAGTGAAAAAACAGGCCAAAAAGGCCAAAGCTGCCCATGGATAA
- the lptB gene encoding LPS export ABC transporter ATP-binding protein, translating to MKLRAENLMKSYKGRQVVKGITVEVNQGEIVGLLGPNGAGKTTSFYMIVGLVKPNSGNIYLEGTEITKFPMYKRAQNGIGYLAQEESVFRKLSIEDNILSVLQLTKLSKKEQRAKMESLIEEFGLGHIRKNRGDLLSGGERRRTEIARALATDPHFILLDEPFAGVDPVAVEDIQRIVARLKDKNIGILITDHNVQETLAITDRTYLMFEGSILKHGIPEELAADEMVRKVYLGQNFELRKKKLNF from the coding sequence ATGAAGCTCCGAGCAGAAAATCTGATGAAATCTTATAAAGGCCGCCAGGTCGTAAAAGGGATCACCGTAGAGGTGAACCAAGGAGAGATCGTTGGATTGCTGGGACCTAACGGAGCAGGAAAGACCACTTCATTTTACATGATCGTTGGGCTTGTAAAACCCAACAGCGGCAATATCTATTTAGAAGGGACAGAGATAACCAAGTTCCCCATGTACAAACGTGCACAGAACGGAATAGGTTATCTGGCGCAGGAAGAATCTGTTTTTAGAAAGCTCAGCATAGAAGACAATATCTTGAGTGTACTTCAGCTAACCAAGCTCTCCAAAAAAGAGCAACGCGCTAAAATGGAATCGCTAATCGAGGAATTTGGCTTAGGACACATTCGCAAGAACCGTGGCGACCTACTCTCTGGTGGTGAGCGCCGTAGAACGGAGATCGCCAGAGCTTTGGCAACAGATCCGCACTTTATTCTACTCGACGAGCCATTCGCAGGGGTTGATCCTGTGGCGGTGGAGGACATTCAACGTATTGTGGCCCGCTTGAAAGACAAGAATATTGGTATCCTAATAACCGACCACAACGTACAAGAGACCTTAGCTATTACGGACCGCACCTATTTGATGTTCGAAGGAAGTATCTTAAAACACGGTATTCCAGAGGAACTCGCTGCAGATGAGATGGTGCGTAAGGTATACTTAGGTCAGAACTTTGAACTCCGTAAAAAGAAGCTGAATTTCTAA